The sequence below is a genomic window from Kitasatospora kifunensis.
GCTCGACGTGATCGTGCAGCGGATGGTCGGGCAGGGCCCGCCGGCCCACCAGGTCTGGCTGCCGCCGCTGGACGAGGCGCCGAGCATGGACCAGCTGGTGCCGCCGCTGGTGGCCACCCCCGAACGCGGCCTGACCTCACCGGAGTTCGGGGCACTGGGTCGACTGGTGGTGCCGGTGGGCATCGTGGACCGGCCGCGCGACCAGCGGCGCGACGTGCTCTACCAGGACTACTCCGGCGCGGCGGGCCACGGCCTGGTGGTCGGCGGTCCGCGCTCGGGCAAGTCGACCATGATCCGCACCATGGTGGCGGGCTTCGCGCTCACCCACACCCCGGTGGAGACCCAGTTCTACCTGCTGGACTTCGGCGGTGGCGGCTTCCAGTCGCTGCAGGAGTTGCCACATGTCGGCGGGGTGGCCGGGCGCCTCGACGTCGACAAGGTGCGCCGGATGATCAGCGAGGTGCACGGGGTGCTGAACCGGCGCGAGGAGCTGTTCCGCGCCACCGGCATCGACTCGATCGCCACCTACCGCACCCGCCGGGCGGCCGGCCAGCTGCCGGACGAGCAGTTCGGTGACGTCTTCCTGGTGGTCGACGGCTGGCTGACCTTCCGCCAGGAGTACGAGTCCCTGGAGCCGGTGGTCACCGACATCGTGGCGCGCGGTCTGGGCTACGGCGTGCACGTGGTGCTGACCGCCGCCCGCTACGCCGAGGTCCGCCCGGCGCTCAAGGACGCCCTGCAGAACCGCACCGAGCTGCGCCTGGGCGACGCGATGGAGTCGGAGATCGACCGCAAGGTCGCGCAGAACGTGCCCGCCGGCGCCCCGGGCCGCGGCCTGACCAGCGGCAAGCTGCACTTCCTGAGCGGACTGCCGCGCCTGGACGGCTGCTCGACGGTGGACGACCTGGTGACCGGCATCGCCAAACTGGTGGAGGCGGTCAACGCCGCCTGGAGCGGCCCGCGGGCGCCGCAGGTGCGGATGCTGCCGGCCGTGCTGGACGGCCACTCGCTGCCCAAGGGCTTCGAGGTGCCCGAGCGCGGAGTCGCCTTCGGCCTGGACGAGGTCGAGATGGCCCCGGTGTTCGTCAACTTCGAGACCGACCCGCTCTTCATCGTCTTCGGCGAGAGCGAGTCCGGGAAGTCGGCGCTGCTGCGGATGCTGATCAAGCAGATCACCGAGCGCTACACCTCCGAGCAGGCCGGCATCGTGATCGGCGACTACCGGCGCGCGCTGCTGGGCGCGGTGCCGCCGGAGTACCTGGTGGAGTACGCGGCCGCGCAGCCGGCGATGAGCGCGATCGTGGACATGCTGCGCGGGGCCTGCGCCCGCCGGCTGCCCGGCCCGGACGTGACGGCCGACCAGCTGCGCAACCGCAGCTGGTACAGCGGCAAGGACATGTTCGTGATCGTGGACGACTACGAGCTGGTCGCCACCTCCTCGGGCAACCCGATGGCGCCGCTGGCCGAGTTCCTGCCGTTCGCCCGCGACATCGGCCTGCGCGTGATCATCGCGCGCAGCGCCGGCGGCGCGGGGCGCTCGCTCTTCGAGCCGGTGATGCAGCGGATGCGCGAGCTGGGTGGACAGGGCGTGATGCTCTCCGGCAACCGGGACGAGGGCGTGCTGCTGGGCACCGTCAAGCCGCAGCCGCTGCCGCCGGGCCGCGGTATGTACGTGTCGCGACGGATCACCGGCGGGCAGATGGTGCAGACCGGCTGGTTGCCGCAGCAGTGAGGTGAGTGGGATCGGGAGCGGCCGACTGGCCGTTACCGACAGTGATCGAGGGGCCGGGTGCGCGCAGTCGCGGCCGGCCCCTCGGCGTTCCCCGGGTGTCCAGCAGCCGGGAAGCGGTCCCGCGGTCGGAAAAGTTATCGAGCTTTTTTCGCCGGCGAGCTGCGGTTCTCGTGGCGCTCGCGGGCTGGCCGGCCGAGCCGCTCGGGTGCATGGAACCGCCTGGAGCAGTGGCGAGCCTTCCCCCTAGTGACCTTCGAATCAATCTCAACTGCGCGAGTTCACCTTTGATTCATGCCCCGTTGGCCAGAGGTAACAAGTCGGACATCAATCCCGAACGATCACCGTCGGCCACAGGAATGGATGCCTATGCGGATTACCGCAACGGATTCCGAAGGTCAACCGCCATTGACGCAAGCTATACGCCCCCGCACCATGGCGATCCAGGGAGCCACCCGACCAGAACCCCCAGGCAGGGGCCTCGAAACCTCGCGGAGGCGATACCGCTCCCCACCCCAGCACCGCACAGGACCGCGCACCGCCGCGCTGAGCCGATCGGACCCCCATGACCGACACGCTTCGCCCACCCGCCACCAGCTCCACCGTGACGGTCAGTACTGCCGAGGCCCCCCGAGGGCTGCAGCGCTCGCTCGGCGTCGTGGGCGGAACACTGCTCACGCTCTCCTGCGTCACGCCGGCCTCCTCGCTCTTCGTGATCGTGCCCAGCCTCTTCAACGCGCTGGGCACCGCGACCGCGCTGACCATCGGCGTCGGCGCGCTGATCTGCGTCGCGGTGGCCTTCTGCTACTCCGAGCTGGGCACCCTGATCCCCAGCGCGGGCGGCGAGTACGCGATGGTGGGCACGCTGGCCGGGCGGTTCGCCGGCTGGCTGGTCTTCATCCAGTCGCTGATCGTGGTGATGATCGTCCCCTCGGTGATCGCGATCGGCACGGCCGCCTACCTCGCCCCGATCGTGCACGTCAGCGGTCCGGTGGCGGGCGCGGCGGTGATGCTGGCCGCCACCGTCGCCGGTCTGCTGGACCTGCGCGCCAACGCCTGGATCACCGGCATCTTCCTGGTCCTGGAGGTGATCGCGGCCGGCGTGGTCTCGATCCTCGGCTTCGCGCACAGCCAGCGCGGGGTGGGCAGCCTGTTCCACGGCGTGCTGGCCGACAGCCACGGCGCCACCAGCACGGTGGGCCTGGGCGCGATCATGGCCGCGATGGGCACCGCGCTCTTCGTCACCCAGGGCTTCAGCACCGCGATCTACCTCTCCGAGGAACTGGAGAACCCGCGCCGCAACGTGGCCCGCACCGTGCTGTGGACGCTGGGCCTGTCGGCGGTGGTCATCATGGTCCCGGTGATCGCGATCACCCTGGGCGCGCCCGACCTGGCCACGCTGACCGGCGGCGACATCTCCGGCATGGTGGCCGGCTGGAGCGACTCGGCGCTCGGCACCTTCATCAGCCTGTGCATCGCGCTGGCCATCATCAACGCCGGCATCGTCATGGTGATCCAGAACTCCCGGGTGCTGTTCGCCTCGGGCCGCGACAAGGCCTGGCCCGAGCCGGTCAACAAGGCCTTCGGCACGCTGAACCGGTTCAACGCCCCGTGGATCGCCACCCTGGCGGTCGGCATCCCCGGCGCGGTGCTCTGCTTCATCCCCGGCCAGCTGCTGACCAACATCACCGGTGTCGCGGTCGCCGCGCTCTACCTGCTGGTCGCCGTCGCCGCCCTGTTCGCCCGTCGCGGCGCGCACAAGCACACCCCCGCCTGGCGCCAGCCGCTGTGGCCGGTGCTGCCCGTACTGCTGATCGTCGCCCTCGGCTACACGCTGACCCAGCTGGACAGCAAGGCGCTGATCTGGACCGGTGTGATCACCGCCGTCGCCTCGCTCTACTGGGTGTTCTACCTGCGCCCGCGTCAGGCGACCCGCTGGGTGATCACGCTGCCGGAGGACGAGCGGATCTAAGGACCAGGCCCCGCACGGCGAAGCGGCCCGGACACCCCCAGTGAGGTGTCCGGGCCGCTTCGCCGTGCGGGGCCTCAGCTCCGGCGGCGGTGGTCGCGCAGCACCACGAAGCCGCCGAAGAGCAGCGCCACCACCAGGACCGCGCTGCCGAGCACATAGGTGGCGGTGCGCCGGTCGCGATCGGCCTGGGTCTCGCCCAGGCCCAGCGGCTGCGGCAGGATCGCGGAGCCCGCCAGCTGGACGGGCGGAGCCTGCACCGGGTCGTTGGTCGGCGGGTCGGTGTCGGTGACCGCCTTGACCGGGTCGACCACGCCCCAACCGAGGTACTTGTCGGGGCCGCGCTGGGTGCGCTGCGCGGTCTGCTCGATCCGGGTCCGGATCTGCTGGGCCGTCCAGTCCTTGTGCTCGCCGCGCAGCAGCGCGGCCACCCCGGCCACGTACGGGGCGGCGAAGCTGGTGCCGTTGTCCACGCACTGGCCGCCGCCGGGGACGGTGGAGAGCATGTCGACGCCGGGGGCCGCGACTTTCACGAAGTCTCCGTACTCGGAGAAGGAGGCGCGCTCGTTGTTGCGGTCCGAGGCGCCGACCGCGAGCACCGAGGGGTAGGAGGCCGGGTAGGTCGCGCCCTCCTGGCCGTCGTTGCCGGAGGCCGCGACCACCACCACGTTGTGCGCCTCGGCCAGGGCGATCGCGCTCTGGAGGTCGGCGCTGCCACCGAAACTGCCGTCGGCGTTGGTGCCCCGGACGTCCTGCGAGATGTTGATGACCTGGGCGTTGGCGTTGACCGCGTCCTGGATCGCCTGGGCCAGGGTCTGCACGTTGCCGCTGCCCGCGTCGTCGTTCTGCCGGATCGACAGGATCTGGGCGCCGGGCGCCAGTCCCACGAAACCGACGCCGTCGCGGTGCGCGGCGGCGATGATGCCGGCCACCTTGGTGCCGTGGCCGACCGTGTCGGTGGTCGAACCCCCGGCCACCGGCTGGTTGGTGTTCTTGTCCACCAGCAGCGTGGGACCGTTCTGCACCTTGCCGGCCAGCTGCGGGTTCTGGTTGTCCACGCCGGTGTCTATCACCGCGACCAGCACCCCGCTGCCGGTGACCGTGTTGTTCTGCCAGAGCTGGTCGAGCAGCACCCGTTGCAGCGCCCACGGGGTGGCCGGCACGTCCTTGGCGGGGAAGGTGCAGTCACCGGCCGCCGAGATGCTCAGCGGCGACCAGTGCGTGCCGGGCGGATCCGCGGCCACGGCGGGCGCGGCGGCCGTCCCGCCCAGCACACCGAACACCGCGCCGACCGCCGCGATCCGGCTCAGCCTTCGCCCCAACGCCACCTGGCACCCCTCGACTCGCGTGTCATGCCCACAGGTTCTGCCCGGACACAGGTGGGGCGGGCGTCCACGGACACCCGCCCCACCTGTGCTCACACCCCGCACCGCGTGCGGTGGGAGTGGTCGGATCAGCCGACCGCCGCGGCGGTCGGACAGGTCCTAGTTGCCGGCCCAGATCTGGGCGTTGGCCGTCTCGGTCTGGGTGTAGCTCTGGTGAGCGTTGTCCAGCGCGGCGGCGATCTGGTTCAGCGTGGTGTGCAGGTCGTTGGCCTTCGAGTCCCAGATGGCCTGGCGGGCCTGGTAGCCCTCCTGCGCCGCACCGGTCCAGGAGCTGGCGATCCGGGTGACGCCCGCCTTGAGGTCGTCCAGCTGCTGCTGGATCCGGGTGGCGGTGGCGCGGACCTCGGAGCCCGCGTTCTGGATGGTGGCGAAATCGACCTTGATGTGTCCGTCAGCCATGATGGCTCCCTTTCAGGAAAGAGGTTGAGTCGGGGCGCCGCGCTCCGCGGCGGCCCCGGCTGATGCGCACTGCTGCCGAGCTGCGTGCCGGCCGGGCCGGCAGGGCGTCAGGCGCCCTGGACGCCGCTCAGCGAGGAGCGCTGGTCCTCTTCGGTCGCGGAGTACTTGGCGGTGGTGGCATCGATCGCCTGACGGATCTCGTCCAGCACCTTGTTGAGGGCGGTCGCGTCGTCGTTCCACTTTTCCTGCAGCTGGTGGTACTGGGTCGCAGCCGCACCCTGCCAGCCACTGGCGATCGAGCTGATCAACCCGTTGAGCTTGGCGATCTCGCCCTGGACCTGCGAGTTGACCTCGGTGATCTTGCCCGAGAACGACCGCATCTCCTCAGCGGTCGTCGTGAACTGACCAGCCATGTTCCACCGTCCCCCATGAGACAGACAATTCCGGCTGTGCGGTCA
It includes:
- a CDS encoding APC family permease is translated as MTDTLRPPATSSTVTVSTAEAPRGLQRSLGVVGGTLLTLSCVTPASSLFVIVPSLFNALGTATALTIGVGALICVAVAFCYSELGTLIPSAGGEYAMVGTLAGRFAGWLVFIQSLIVVMIVPSVIAIGTAAYLAPIVHVSGPVAGAAVMLAATVAGLLDLRANAWITGIFLVLEVIAAGVVSILGFAHSQRGVGSLFHGVLADSHGATSTVGLGAIMAAMGTALFVTQGFSTAIYLSEELENPRRNVARTVLWTLGLSAVVIMVPVIAITLGAPDLATLTGGDISGMVAGWSDSALGTFISLCIALAIINAGIVMVIQNSRVLFASGRDKAWPEPVNKAFGTLNRFNAPWIATLAVGIPGAVLCFIPGQLLTNITGVAVAALYLLVAVAALFARRGAHKHTPAWRQPLWPVLPVLLIVALGYTLTQLDSKALIWTGVITAVASLYWVFYLRPRQATRWVITLPEDERI
- the mycP gene encoding type VII secretion-associated serine protease mycosin, with translation MALGRRLSRIAAVGAVFGVLGGTAAAPAVAADPPGTHWSPLSISAAGDCTFPAKDVPATPWALQRVLLDQLWQNNTVTGSGVLVAVIDTGVDNQNPQLAGKVQNGPTLLVDKNTNQPVAGGSTTDTVGHGTKVAGIIAAAHRDGVGFVGLAPGAQILSIRQNDDAGSGNVQTLAQAIQDAVNANAQVINISQDVRGTNADGSFGGSADLQSAIALAEAHNVVVVAASGNDGQEGATYPASYPSVLAVGASDRNNERASFSEYGDFVKVAAPGVDMLSTVPGGGQCVDNGTSFAAPYVAGVAALLRGEHKDWTAQQIRTRIEQTAQRTQRGPDKYLGWGVVDPVKAVTDTDPPTNDPVQAPPVQLAGSAILPQPLGLGETQADRDRRTATYVLGSAVLVVALLFGGFVVLRDHRRRS
- a CDS encoding WXG100 family type VII secretion target — its product is MADGHIKVDFATIQNAGSEVRATATRIQQQLDDLKAGVTRIASSWTGAAQEGYQARQAIWDSKANDLHTTLNQIAAALDNAHQSYTQTETANAQIWAGN
- a CDS encoding WXG100 family type VII secretion target, with protein sequence MAGQFTTTAEEMRSFSGKITEVNSQVQGEIAKLNGLISSIASGWQGAAATQYHQLQEKWNDDATALNKVLDEIRQAIDATTAKYSATEEDQRSSLSGVQGA